A stretch of DNA from Triticum dicoccoides isolate Atlit2015 ecotype Zavitan chromosome 2A, WEW_v2.0, whole genome shotgun sequence:
TTTTATGATGATCTTCATGATTATTTATGATGTCAAGACCTGCCGAGCAAGTTTCAAGATTCATCATGCTTATTGAACATTCGGTCCTAGGACAATTTTAGGACCCGAATATCCAGCGAATGTCAGATTTTTAGGCATGGCAAattgaacgtttttcatggcaaattatgTTTGCCGGGGGTGGCAAGTTTAGTTGTCAGAGCATGCAAATCCGCCTCAGTTCTTTTTTTTGGCAGGAAATTGCCATGCTTTCAAACTAAATTTGCCATCATTGTGCCAATATAAACTGCCATTAAAAAcgtcagctttttagcgtttccgcAATTTtatgttttctgatcattttcaatCTGCAACCATAACCCTATTGGACAATTTAAAATTCCGTGTTATTTCCATGTCCTGTCCTTCTTATCATTCATTTTCTGACGAATTTAACACTAACAGATCAGGAGGATATGGCTCAACTGCTTATGTGACTTTCAAGGAACCCTATGCATTGGAAACTGCAGTATTGCTGAGTGTAAGTTTTTTAATTTTATTGGCAGCAATATTTTTCAAAGCAGTGCTCTGGGCCTTTTTTTTATCATGATGTGTCTGATTCCTATGATTAATTCTTAACCTTCTATGGTCTACTGATTCACTGTGAATTAAGTTCCCTTGGCCAGGAGATTACTTTGGTTTTTCCGCATGTGTTAGTATAGACTGCCCCCTATGTTCCATCATCTCAAGTACATAGTTTAGCTCAGATTCTATACTGGTGAAGTCCTTAAAGATGTacaccctctgtttctaaatataagatgtCCTGTTGGTTCAGTTTAAACTGACAAAATGTctttatttaggaacagaggtagtaaATTGCAGACTGTTTTTTCAGCCCACCTGTTGTAAATTAGTGTCCAGATGACTGTTTTTTCAGCCCACCTCTTGTAAATTGCAGACACTCCCTGTTTTCCCCTTAAATAACACTTCATGTCTTTACAGGGGGCTACCATTGTGGATCAGCCGGTGTGCATATCTCGTTGGGGACAACCTGATGAGCCTTGTAATTTCTGGGACAGGCCAACTTGGCAGGTGGAGGAGGAAATTGAATATAGGGTATGCTACCAATTCACATCATTGATCATCTTCAGTCAGTAATTTTGTCTTTTGTTAAATGTTACTAGAAATTATCTCCTTACATGAAAAGTAAAAGCAGAAATAAACCACAAACACGTCCTTTTCTGAGAACTATTAGTTTTTTTTAACGTTGCAGGAGCGCTGCCGTATCTATTAGAGGAGAGGAAAATACTAATCTGAATATTAGTTTCAAACAAATGTTGGCAGGAGTACTATTAGTTTCAAATAAGCTAATCTGAATATTAGCTTGACTTCATCTGCTGACATTTGCATTTCATCACCGCAACTTGAACAGGATTACCAATCATGCCAGTTCAACGCCACTCCACAGGAAGCATTGACAGTGGCTCAGGACGTCGTGAAGACAATGCTGTCAAGGGGATACATACTGAGCAAGGACGCATTGTCCAGGGCTAGAGCTTTCGACGAGTCCCACCAGCTATCTGGGTCTGCGGCAGCAAAGGCTGCGGAGCTGAGCCGGAGGCTCGGCCTGACCGACAGAGTCAGTGCTGGTGTTGGCGCAATCAGATCAGTGGATGAGACATACCGTTTTACCGAGACGACCAAGACCGTCACCACCGCCACTGGAAGAACAGCAGTCAAGGTTATGAACACCATCGTGACCAGCAGCTACTTCTCTGCGGGAGCTATGATGGTCTCCGAGGCTCTCACCCGCGCCGCCAAGGCCGCTGAAAATCTGGCTGCTCATGGCAGGCAGCATTAATGGAAATAAACACCCCGTTCGAACAGTTCGTTGTGTCGGTTATACAAAAGTCAGTTATTCAGACACCAGGGTTGAACTTAAAGAGTCTTAAGGTATGATATTTATGCTATGTATGATACAGTATATAATAACAGTATTGTGGTAGCTAGAAAAAACTGTCAGTTATTCAGACAACAAATGTGGTTTGAACAAGCTATGTGCAGAATTCAGTCAAGGTGATCGTGCAGTCATGTCTCTGACTTTTCTGATGCTCTTGTTTATTCGAGTTCAGTATCCATTTTAGTGTCGACGTGTTGGCCTTTTTTCTGAACGTTCTGCCCACGTTGAATGTTGAGGCCGACATTCCATCTCTGACGCAGCTTCAGGTAAAATTCTGAACCTAAATATCACAGATCAACACAGGCTGAGTCCTATATTTATATGGCTGTATTCACTCTTCACCAACAAAATTTGACCTCATAGATCTACAACAGAACTTATTAGGGAGGGAGAAAATTATTACTGTAGGATCCTAAGCAAAACCTCTTGCCGGATATAGTAGGATTCTTCTGTAAATGCTCTTCACACTGTACAAAGTAGAAGCAACTAAAACAGCAGGAGAACTTTAGCCTACGGTAGACTGTAACGGAAAAAAACAGAGCATCAGCAGCAGCAGACGGGGCATCCGATGAGGCCGTTCTCGTTGCAGTCCGGGCACCGCTGGAActcgccgtcgtcttcgtcgtcctcGTAATGGACGAAGATCTTGCAGCTGCCGTAGCACGTCTCGCAGGgcacgaaccggacgtcgccgcacgccgcgcacgcctccatgcacccGAGCTTGCGCACCGGCGCGGCGTCGCACCCCTCCAGCGTGCGGGCGAGCTCGCCGGCCTCGTGCAGGGCTTGCACGTCCTCGGCGCCGCCCAGGTACCGCCCGTGGACGAACACGCGAGGGAgcgtggcggcggcgctggggccggtgagGAGCTGCGCGAGCTCGGACTTGAAGGCGGCGTGCATGGACACGTCGCGCTCGTCCACGCGCACGCCGTAGCTGCGCAGGATGTTGCGCACGGCGCAGCCGTCCACGAACGTCTTGCGCACGCCGCGGAGGCTGGTGAAGTACACCACCGCCCTCCGCCTGCCGCCCGGCGGCCCCAACACCTTGGCGTCGCGGGCGCCGTTGCTCGTCCTCCGCTCTATGATCTTTTCTTGGAACGCGTTGATGCGGGCGCGCACGATGCCGGCGAGCTCCGGCATGCCCCTGGTGGGCGCCGAGACCGGCGTGCATGCGCTTGCGTCGGCGCCGTCCTTATCCTTCTGCGACCCAGGTTCCTCCTTCTCCTTGTCCGCGGGTGAGCTCGCGGTGTCCCTGGTGGGCGGCGAGACCGGCGTGCATGCACTCGCGTCGTCGGCGACCTTCGCCTGTTGCTGCGACGCCGATTCCTCCTTGTCCGTGGGCGAGCTGGCCGTGCTCGGCTGCTGTGACGGCGACGTGTCCTGCGCGAGGGCCTCCCGGAAGCTGGACAGTATCTCCGGGTCAAACTCGAAGGCGACGGGCACGTCCTGGTCGGCCAGCATCCACGGCGGTGTCGTCGGCGGGGGCTCATGATGCGTTGCCCGCGGCGTGGGCCCTTCGTCCTCGAGCCCGGCCATGAGCTCCCACGCGTTGATCACCTCCGGCTCGTTGGGCGGCGTCAGCGTCGGCGTGCTCGTCCTAGGCCCGACGGCGGCATtccgcttcgccgccgccgccgccgtctccttgAGACGGGCGAGCACCTCCCGCAAGGCGCGGTCGTTCTCGAACTTCACCATGATCTCCTCGACCGACAGGGTCGCGTACTTGCTCGACGACGCGCCGGATCGCCGGCCCGGGACGGGGCCGAGGCTGCGCAGCACGGACGCGGCCTTGGCCCGCAGCCGCGGCCGGTTGGCGGACGACAGCGAGAAGCTCCGCCTCGCGCGCGGGCCGACCGCCGCCTCCACCCAGCGCATGTCGCGCCGCGCCTCCACCGAGGTGGTGCACCCCATCGCCGGCCGGCCGGACACAGCCCGGTGCTAGCTAGTTCCTCTTGgttacgcgcgcgcgcgcgcatgcAGGCGCGGCTACGGCGTCACGGCGGGAATGGTTGGGGAGAATGGCATGGAGGGAACGGCGGGTAGCTGGAGGCGATGCGGCTTTGTAGGAGGAAACGGATCCAACAGTTTCCTCCACGGCCTGGCTTAATTAGTCCCCATGAAACGGCCGGAAAACAAGGCAAAAATAGGAGTGATAACCGATGATGGCGCGCACGAATGGCCGCGTTTGACTTTCAATAAAAAAATGTTCGATGGAACTGGCCAGACGTTGATTGACAAATTTAAGAGACTGCTGTTCGTTTAATTAACCTCACTTTAATTTATGAGAAATGTTCTAGAAGTACTTTTCAGTCTTGGTCCTTTCGAATTTTAAACCTAAATTTGACTAAGAACATTATATGAGTTGGGGGTGCAAACGGAGCGGGCTAGCAGACAATAACGTAGCACAAATGTGGTGTTGTTTTTAGGCAAGGGACGAGCAAATTTGAAATGATTGATAAGTGTGGTGGGATGAACCGAGCTGCCGCTTGCGCTATATATTTTCATTAAAATTTATATCATTGAAAACATATTTGAAAGAAGTTTTCAACGATATATTTTTCTGAGATGCAACGCATAATTTATTAGTCATTTTTATGTCAAGGTTAGGCTCAAAATTATGGCTTCATTTGGTTAATACGATACGAATATCATATGGATAGGAAAATCATAGAAAGTGAGATGACATGTACCCTTGGTCCTATGAAGAGAGAGATGTCATTTGATACATAGGATAAATTATTTCCATTAAGGCTAGGATAATGTTTTTTCTTTAAAATATGTAGGATTGATTGCTATCCttcgtaggaataggaatccattcctacaaaccaaaagcACCAAATGAATGTTTTTTTGAAAATCCTATCCTATTGAATTCCTACAAAAtttctacaaaccaaaggaggcctatggTTACAAGTAGACACATTATACATTAGTATGATGCACCAACAAGGATTGCGAAGAAACATCAACACATTTCACTAATTTTTTATTAAACATTTCAACATGTGTGTAAAAACGAGCATCATGACTGGAACCCTAGTAGATAAAGTTATACACCACAACCGTAAGATTTTAAATATCTTAATTCATGTGTAATAAATATCTACGTTCACCTAGAAATTTAACAACAGAGATATTTGTTGTTGTAGTGTTTGATGGTTGCTACTTGGCACCGATCTATTAATGTTGTTGAAATAAATATAAATAGCAGTGGCTCCCCTCTTAGGAATTGTTATGAGAGGGCCATAATTGCCATTAGGTTTTTTGGTCCTCGAATGGTAGTCCAGTTATATATCCAATGAAGAACAATTACTGTATTTCCCACCACACAAGATAATTTGCAAAATTACAAACACATGTTGCATCAATATAAAATTAATACTATCGTTGTCATCGATTCATCTTCCTATGATTAGTCAACCTACCTCCACCCTTCTTCACGCCTTCATCTCGTTTTACATTTCCTAGATATAGAATGTAAGCTCAAAGACTTCATAAAAATTGGATACAATGGCTCTAACTTTGTATCTATTTAGCCATTGCCCAGGGTATCACATGCAAGATCTTAGCTAAATGACCATCTCAATATTAAAGATATGGTTATTATAAATAATGTTGAATATTGATATGATTATTGTCAATAATTTTAAAGTAGATACATATAATAGATATATGACTATTGTGAATTGTTGTGGGGACGATAATTCATGCACTATTATCCTATACGAATGTTGCCAGCCAGAACGAGTTGTGTTCGACTGGTGTCACAGTGTGGTGATCTTTGGGCTCTTACGTGCTGTCACACTCTTGTGACGATGTGTCTGGATcggtcattgataacccacaagtataggggatcgcaacaattttcgaggatagagtattcaacccaaatttattgattcgacacaaggggagccaaagaatattctcaagtattagcagctgagttgtcaattcaatcacacttggataacttaatatttgcaacaaagtgtttagtagcaaagtaatatgatagtagcgatagcaaaaggtaacgatagcaaaagtaatatttttggtgttttgtagtgacgataacaatagcaacggaaaagtaaataagcgaagaacaatatatggaaatctcgtaggcaatggatcggtgatggagaattatgctagatgcggttcatcatgtaacagtcataacctagggtgacacagaactagctccaattcatcaatgtaatgtaggcatgtattccgaatatagtcatacgtgcttgtgaaaaagaacttgcatgacatcttttgtcctaccctcccgtggcagcggggtcctagtggaaactaagggatattaaggcctccttttaatagagtaccggaccaaagtattaacacatagtgaatacatgaactcctcaaactacggtcatcaccgggagtggtcccgattattgtcacttcggggttgccggatcataacacatagtaggtgactatagacttgcaagataggatcaagaactcacatatattgatgaaaacataatacgtttagatctgaaatcatggcactcgggccctagtgacaagcattaagcatagcaaaatcatagcaacatcaaactcagaacatagtggatactagggatcaaaccctaacaaaactaactcgattacagataaatctcatacaacccatcaccgtccagcaagcctatgatggaattactcacgcacggtggtgagtatcatgaaattgttgatggaggatggttgatgatgatgatggtgacggattcccctcttcggagccccgaacggactccagatcagccctcccgagagagtttagggcttggcggcggctccgtattgtaaaacgcaatgaatctttctccttgatttttctctcgccgaacacgaatatatagagttggagttgaggtcggaggagctccagggggcccacgaggtagggggcgcgcccccaccctcgtggctagggtgtgggcccctggccttgattctttgccagtattttttattatttccaaaaataatctccgtggagtttcaggtcattccgagaacaattttgctgaaaacagcgttagtccgggttagttccattcaaatcatgcaagttagagtccaaaataagggcaaaagtgtttggaaaagtagatacgacggagacgtatcaactcccccaagcttaaacctttgcttgtcctcaagcaattcagttgacaaactgaaagtgataaagaaatttttttacaaactctgtttgctcttgttgttgtaaatatgtaaagccagcattcaagtttttagcaaagattatgaactaaccatattcacaataactctttggtctcatgtttactcatatcaatggcataatcaactagcgagcaataataataaatctcggatgacaagactttctcaaaacaatcataatatgacataacaagacggtatctcgctagccctgtctgagaccgcaaaacataaatgcagagcacctttaaagatcaaggactgactagacattgtaattcatggtaaaagagatccattcaagtcatactcaatgtaaactaacagtaatggatgcaaatgacagcggtgctctccaactggtgctttttaataagaggatgatgactcaacataaaagtaaatagatagggcattcgcagagggaagtagggatttgtagaggtgccagagctcggtttgaaatagagatgaataatattttgagcggcatactttcattgccaacataacaaccgagagatggcgatatcttccatgctacacacattataggtggttcccaaacaaaatggtaaagtttatactccccctccaccaacaagcatcaatccatggcttgctcgaaacaacgagtgcctccaactaacaatagtcccagggggagttttgttcgcagttattttgatttgatttgcataaagcatgggactgagcatcccggtgaccagccattttctcgtgagtgaggagcggagtccactcctcttgagaataacccgcctaacatggaagatacggacaaccctagttgatacatgagctattcgagcatacacaacataatatttatttgaaggtttagagtttggcacatacaaatttacttgaaacgacaggtagataccgtatataggtaggtatggtggactcatatggaataactttggggtttatggaattggatgcacacgcaatattcctgcttagtacaggtgaaggatagaaaaagactgggaagcgaccaactagagagcgacaacagtcatgaacatgcattaaaattattcaacaccgaatgcaagcatgagtaggatataatgcaccatgaacataaatatcatagaggctatgttgattttgtttcaactacatgcgtgaacatgtaccaagtcaagccactcaaatcgttcaaaagaggataccaccctatcataccacatcacaacc
This window harbors:
- the LOC119356888 gene encoding binding partner of ACD11 1-like, which codes for MSGTGYTVEVTNLSSSASENDLHEFFSFSGPIEHIDLIRSGGYGSTAYVTFKEPYALETAVLLSGATIVDQPVCISRWGQPDEPCNFWDRPTWQVEEEIEYRDYQSCQFNATPQEALTVAQDVVKTMLSRGYILSKDALSRARAFDESHQLSGSAAAKAAELSRRLGLTDRVSAGVGAIRSVDETYRFTETTKTVTTATGRTAVKVMNTIVTSSYFSAGAMMVSEALTRAAKAAENLAAHGRQH
- the LOC119352231 gene encoding uncharacterized protein At3g28850-like; protein product: MGCTTSVEARRDMRWVEAAVGPRARRSFSLSSANRPRLRAKAASVLRSLGPVPGRRSGASSSKYATLSVEEIMVKFENDRALREVLARLKETAAAAAKRNAAVGPRTSTPTLTPPNEPEVINAWELMAGLEDEGPTPRATHHEPPPTTPPWMLADQDVPVAFEFDPEILSSFREALAQDTSPSQQPSTASSPTDKEESASQQQAKVADDASACTPVSPPTRDTASSPADKEKEEPGSQKDKDGADASACTPVSAPTRGMPELAGIVRARINAFQEKIIERRTSNGARDAKVLGPPGGRRRAVVYFTSLRGVRKTFVDGCAVRNILRSYGVRVDERDVSMHAAFKSELAQLLTGPSAAATLPRVFVHGRYLGGAEDVQALHEAGELARTLEGCDAAPVRKLGCMEACAACGDVRFVPCETCYGSCKIFVHYEDDEDDGEFQRCPDCNENGLIGCPVCCC